The DNA region TCGCGGCTGAAGGGTGCCTTGCCCTGGGGCGCCGAAGCACTGCGGCCAAACACCGGCTTCTTGCCTGCGGGATGCTGTTTGCCCGACCCCGGCGGCAATTGCGCCGGTTTGGACTTGATGAATGACGAGCCTCCCGGCTTGCCGCTGCCAGCCGGATTGCGCGGCTGGCTCGTCTCGCGGCCTTTGACACGCGCCACCGGCTGGCGGGCGTGGTTGTTTTGTCCTTTAGACATGTTGATTCCTGTTCATTGGAGCGTGTCCCCACGCCCATGCCCCCATCAATGCGTCAGGGGTCGATCCTCCGGCTCGTCAGCCGGTTCAAGGCCCGGCACCACCAGGGTGCCCAGTTCAGCCAGGGGCGGCAAATCACGCAGCGAGTTCAGTCCCAGATCATCGAGGAACTTGCGCGTGGTGGCATACAAGCCAGGCCGGCCCGGCACTTCCCTGTGCCCGATCACTTCGATCCAGGCACGTTCCAGCAAAGTCTGCATCACCCCGGTAGACACCGACACACCGCGGATCGACTCGATATCGCCGCGGGTGACAGGTTGCTTATAGGCAATAATCGCCAGGGTTTCCATCACCGCCCGCGAATAACGCGGTGGTTTTTCCGGATTGAGCCGCGACAGATAGGGGGTCAGTTCGGTGCGGGCACGAAAGCGCCAGCCCGACGACAACCTGACCAGCTCGACACCACGCCCCAACCAGTCCCGCTGGATCTCGTCCAGCAGGTCATTGATCGTGGCGGCCGACAGCGCTTCCACAAACAGCTTTTTCAGCTGCCCGACAGACAATGGCTCGGTCGCCGTCAACAGCGCGGTTTCCAAAACAGTCTTGTAGAGAGTCAAGTCGCCCGTCATGGACATGGATCAGGTGCAGAAAATGCAGGAAGCTGCGGATTTTACACGAAAATTCTGATCAGAGGGGAGAAATCGCCGCAAGACGAAAGACAAGACACCGCTCAGGCACGGCGCACGTAAATCGGCTGATAGGGCGCATCCTGACTGACCACCAGCAGCCCCTCCTTCACCAGCTCGAGAATGGCGATGAAATTGACCACCAGATAGGACACGCCCAGGGCAGCCTCGAACAGCTCCTCGAAGGCGACATAATCGCGACCGTCCACCTGGCGCAGGATCCAGCTCATCTGCTCGCGCACCGACAGCTCGTCGGTGGTCACCTGATGATGCTGATTGCGCGCAGCACGCGACAGGATGGCCAGCCAGGCCTGACGCAGATCCACCGGCGAAACATCCGGCAATTGCGCTTCGGCGCTCTGCTCCAGCAGCACCGCCAGCCAGACGAAATCACGCTCCGCCTGCGGCAGCTGGTCCAGCGCGAGCCCCGCCAGCTTCATCTGCTCGTATTCCAGCAGACGACGGGCCAGTTCGGCGCGCGGGTCCTCCGGCTCCGACTCATCCTCGCGTGGCGGACGCGGCAGCAGCAGACGCGACTTGATCTCGATCAGCAGAGCGGCCATCAGCAGGTATTCGGCAGCCAGCTCCAGCCGCTCGTGCTGCATGGCGTCGATATAGGCCATG from Paludibacterium sp. B53371 includes:
- the scpB gene encoding SMC-Scp complex subunit ScpB, encoding MSMTGDLTLYKTVLETALLTATEPLSVGQLKKLFVEALSAATINDLLDEIQRDWLGRGVELVRLSSGWRFRARTELTPYLSRLNPEKPPRYSRAVMETLAIIAYKQPVTRGDIESIRGVSVSTGVMQTLLERAWIEVIGHREVPGRPGLYATTRKFLDDLGLNSLRDLPPLAELGTLVVPGLEPADEPEDRPLTH
- a CDS encoding ScpA family protein: MSQPVEDGFVLEAPALPAGLPLAHVFGEPVLELPQDLFIPPDALKVILESFEGPLDLLLYLIRKQNLNVLDIPMAPITAQYMAYIDAMQHERLELAAEYLLMAALLIEIKSRLLLPRPPREDESEPEDPRAELARRLLEYEQMKLAGLALDQLPQAERDFVWLAVLLEQSAEAQLPDVSPVDLRQAWLAILSRAARNQHHQVTTDELSVREQMSWILRQVDGRDYVAFEELFEAALGVSYLVVNFIAILELVKEGLLVVSQDAPYQPIYVRRA